ACTGCCCCCCCCTACAAACACATCAAGGCCCCCATACCCTCCCAAAGCCCCATAGCCCACCTGTACTCCCCTCCCCTCACCACAAGCAGCGCTTGAGGTCGTCCCCGAACCCAAAGTCCAGCAGCAGATCGGCCTcatccagcaccagcagctccagcgAGTCCCTGAGCACCAAACTGTGTGCATTGAACGTGTGCCAGCACCCGGCCCGCGTCCCCACCACACGTCCGGCTTCTCCATCAGCACCGGCCTGTAAAACACCCCATAGAGGCTCCTATAGGGCCggccccacacttatggggcgCGGAAAGGACTCACCGCTCTCACTTCTGTCTGCTGCGAGGCGTCGCTGTGGTGCTTAGACTCGCCACTCGAACCTGCGCGCAGAACGAGGCCAGGAGCCGCAGGGTGTGAACGACCTGCAGGCCCAGCTCCTTGGATGGAACCAGAACCAGGGCACGAACCGACTGCGGCACCGGGACCTGGAGCCCAAATAACCAACGTCAGGGACATAGACACAAATATCACACACAGCAAACATGGCCACATAGAGCTGAACTGGGTTGGGGGctcccatagccacccatagaTACCACAGAGACACTCACGAGCACCACAGCCCCACCCTCACCATcaccccaacccacccccataacccccagcCCACACTTAATCCCCCATAAtacccattgaccccataacaTCCACCCTCTTCTATCACCCCATtatcccaacccaacccccccacccccacaacCTCACCCCAAACCCATTACCTTCCAtaacccccatccccacaccctACAGCTGTCTTAATTACCTACCGACCCCCCACTCAATACCCCACAGTGTCTCTGTGCCCCATAACACCCATTACACCCCATACCCCTCTGttcccaccccacagaccctcAGTGCCCCCTCAACTgcccattaacccccccccaacacccaTACCTTCTCcaacccataacccccccaggccccataacccccccttCCCAACCCTAATACcgccccaaagaccccataacGCCCTCCAACCCAATAACCCCTCCAGACCCATCCACAACCCCCCTCGTACCCCAGTAactccccccaaccccataaccccccccagaACCCCATAATCCCCTTCCCAGCCCAACCCTTAGACAAGCCCCCCTCAGACCCATAACCCCCTCCAGACCCACACCTCCAACCCCCCCTCCAACCCCCAACAACCCctcccccagaccccataaccccccttcCAcaccccctataaccccctttaagaccccataaccccctccagacccccataaccccccccagaccccataaccgCCTCTcctaaccccataaccccctccCAGACCCaaaccccccccagacccataaccccccccagaccccataaccctcctcagaccccataacccccttccagaccccataacccccctcagaccccataaccccctctCAGACCCCATTAACCCGCCCCCcctagaccccataaaccccccccagaccccataaacccccccccagaccctataacccccccagccccatacccCCCCCTCACCGCCTTATCCTAGCAGCCGTTTCTAACACGCAGTCCAGTAGTGCCGCCTTTTCCCGTGACCCGTCCTCGGCCCGTCCAAGCAATCGCGCCTCCCTATGCCAGCGGATGCCTCCGGCCTGGGATGCGTCGGGCGCCCAGCCCCAGCTCGGCCGGCCTGTGGACCAGAACGTTACGTGGGGGCTCCGTTACCGCGGACCGACCCCCCCACCCCGGTCCGTACCCCACAGCGCGGTCCAGCCCTATCTGCTGCGAAAGCTCGTGCGCCATCTTGGTCTTCGGCCTACCACTGGAGCACTTCCGGTCTCGCGCCTAGAGCGGCAGCCAAAAGACAGCCCGCAACAGCGGGCCCCTCGCGGGCGGAGGTGTGAGGAGGAAAGTCATGGCGGCCCTTCCGGCTGGGAGGTCTGGGCGTCGCCCTGGCGGATATGGGGGCTTCCCCAGCATTAATAGCCTCCAAATCCTCAAtatttaccccaaaatccccaacACCCCGCCAACCAGCACCCAAGTCCTCGCAAACCACCCCAAATTCAACCACCCCAAATTAgcccaaatccaacccaaaaaaccccaaaccaacccaaaagCCAACCCCAAAACCCATCTACCATCCCAAACCCCACAATCACACCCAATATAAACCCCTAAACCCACCTCAATAACCCAAATAaacccaaatccaccccaaaaaaACCACGAAACCACCCAGAAAccccccaaatcaccccaaaaaccccaaatccaccccaaaacccccaaatccaccccacaaaaccccaaaccataACGCCTCTGACCACCTCTTCAAGtaccccaaaaacccccaaaaacccccaaatcaccccaaaaacccGTTCaatcccccaccccccccccccctcccccaaaaagccccaaaatcaccccaaaaaaccccaaaatcacccaaaaACCCCCTAAAtcaccccaaaaaaccccaaaaaaccccaaaatcaccccaaaaacTTCGAAACTACCACCCAAAATCACCCAAAAACACCAAACACCAAAACCacccaaaaccccaaaacccaccccaaaaaccatcaaaaacaccacaaaactaTCCCCAAAACACCCAAAGAAACCCCAAACCTCCCCAAAAACCTCTCAAACCACCCAAACACCCCAAAAGCACAAAACacccaaaaacccaaaaacaccccaaccACCCCAAACAACACCCGACACCCCACATAGAATCAGCCAtcacccatagggacccaacCCTTTATTGATCCCAATCCAACCCACATCGGGGCCGTGTGGTGTACCCCTATTCACCCCATTAATCATTATATGGGTGAGACAGGACAGAGGTGGGTACCCCGCAtatatggggcagggctgtTCGTGCTTCCCCCTATTCACCCCATTAGACTATTAGATGGGCTGGACACAGGACAAAAGGTGGTCCCCCATTATgggcagccccccccccccatattttGGGTCTAAACCAACTTCTTGCCTCGAAGAAGCTTTTGAGGTGCCTCATCTGCCAGATCCCGGTGAGGATTGAGATGACGTCTGTGCGATGGACCACCACAGCACGCGCTTGGTTCGTGCTCTCATCGTCTATCCGGACCGCTCCCGGTAGAGGATGGAAATGGGGTTaaaaggggaggaaatgggggttatggggtgtggggggctatggggtctaaGGGGCTTGTCGTACTAGGGTGGGTGTGGGGAGGTAAGGGTCTAAGGGGGTTGTTGGTCTGGGGGGAGTTATGGTGTATGGGGAGGGTTATCAgggggaggttatggggtctagagcagggctatggggtctggaaggggggttatggggtctggaggggttgttatggggtctggagggggttatgggggaaCTATGGGGTCTGGAggggaggttatggggtctgggagGGTTATGGGGCctgggggggggttatggggtctggaGAAGGAAATATGGGATCTAGGCAGGGGCAATGGGGtctggaggggagggggggtttatggggtctggaggggggttatggggtctaggaggggggtttatggggtctggatggggggttatggggtctaggAGGGAGAttgtggggtgtgtgtgtggggggttatggggtctaggaaggggttatggggtctaaAGGAGAGTTATGAAGTCTAGGGAAATGGTTATGCAGCTCAggatgggttatggggtctggaggggggttatgggggttgggatgggttatggggtctgggggggagtgttatggggtctaggagggggattatggggtctataggggggttatggggtctatagggatggttatggggtctaGGGGGTGGTTATGTGGGTCAGaaaggggttatggggtctgggggggtcTATGTGGCACACAGTGTATGTGGTGCCCACCCGCTGGTAGTTCTGCTCCTTTTGGATCTGCTCCACCTGGTCCAGCAGTTGCCTGGCTCGCAGCTGCAGCTCGGTCAGCTTGTCCTTAGCTGCGATCTCGGGGTAGTTGTTGGTGTGTTCCCCCACCTGGATGTCCAGATGGACCCTCTGGGTGCAAACAGAACCATCAGCACCTCATTGTGCtgtgagaccccccccaaagCCCACCCAGACCCCCCCATTCTTACCAGTTTGCCCCCAGCAAACAGAGCCATGCGGGTGGAGTTGGAGTGCAGGCAGATCTGGTGCTCCCCCGGGGTGTGGGAGGTGAAGGTGAAACGCCCCTCGGAGCCGTATTGCCTGGACAGCACCACCTGGGGGGGGACACGGCCTTTAtagcacccccagcccccccccaccccatagcagccccccATGGCAGCCCCCCATGCCCACCTTGCCATCGGGGTCCTTCACTTCCACATGCATCCCCAGCCCCGGGGTGGAGGGCAGGAAGGACTCGGACTGTTTGTCCCACAGCTGGGTCCGGTAGTTCCCTGCGGGGCGGCGTGGTCAGAGCGGAACACGACAATCCCAccccccctttatccccccaccccccccatagacccccatgaccccccaccccatagaccccatagaccccatagacccccatccCAGGGTTCTCCCATtgcttccccctccctctccccaagCTCTGTGTGTCCCCTCCCATGGGGGTCTTGTATCAGCTCCAACATTGGGGGGGTCTTTCCCatgcccccaccccaccccccatccccagggGTCTCACCCATTGCCCTCCCCAACACCCAGGGgtctctccccctcccctccttccccccagGCCTCTCCCCCATTGCacaccccattgccccccccaTTCTCTCCCATTGCCCCCTCAGCCCCCATGGCTTCTCATGGAGCCCCCCACCATTCCTGGGGGTCCCTCCCATccccagacccccccccttttcccccacGTCTCTCTCCCATTCCTTATCCCCATTCCCATGGCCCCCTCCCATCTCCCATTGCCaccctgtgccccatagggctgccccattgccctccccacccccccagggGTCTCTCCCCATTTCCACCCCCATCTCTGGGGGTCTCACCCCCTCAGCCCCCAAAGTTTCTCCCATATCCTCCCACTGTTCCCAGGGCTCTCCCCCATTGCCATCCCCAGTActctctgcccccccccccccccccaatcatTGGGGTctgccccattgcccccccagccccccagtGGATTGCTCTCGCTCACCTCCCCCCCCATCATCGGGGTCTCCTCCATTACCACCCCCATTGCTCGGTGCCCCTCCCCAATCACTGGGGTCCCTCCATtgcccaccccagccccacccTTCCTCCCACTGGCTCACCGCCCCCAGGCTTGTTTCCCATTACCCCCCCGGGGTCTCTCCCCACTCCCCCCCATTCCCTTTTAACCCCAATCTCAATCATATCCCCATTCCCACTCCATTCCATACACACCCTCGCCCATTACTCCCCATTACCGGTGGTCGTTCTGTGCTTTCTCCCCCATATACCACCCATCCATTGAATCCCCCTTTTACCCCCCCAATTTAATTCTGCCCCATTCCCAGCAACGGGGGGGGTCCTCCCCCAGTCCCATTCCCCCACCCCTACCAACCCCCCATTATTCCTCCTACCATGTTCCCATCGATACCCTCAACCCTTCCACCACCCCTTACCTTCAATTGCCCTCAATTGGGGCATCTAAACCATTCTCCCCAAAAGACCGGCATTGCTATTGTGTGTCCCCCCCATCTCCACATCATAGACCACCCCCCCCAGGCCTCCCCAAACCCCCATTCCCCCTCATAgaccccccccactccccccatcacccccctaATGGGATTCCTCCTATTACCAGCCCCCCCCAGAGAGGTCCATTGCTATTGCGGTCCCCCCCCCAGAATTCACATCATAGACCCCCCCCTCAGcctccccccctctcccctgCCCCTCCATTGCCACCCTATGGAGGTCTCGCGCCTTTACTGGTCCACGAAAGGCCGACATTGCTAGGGGTCCCCCCCCCATTCCTCAGTAGACCCGCCCCCCTCCCGCATTGGTCCCCATACTGGGGTCTCTTTTttttaccccccccccaccccccattcACATCCCATAAAGACCCCCCCTGCAGGCCTCAAACCCTCGCCCTCCTTTAAGGCCTCCCCTCCCGCGCATTTGCCTCCCTGATGGGGGTCTCTGCCTTACCCCCCCACAAAAGGCCCAGTTGCTATTGGGGTCCCGCCCGCCAGAATGCAACTCATAGACCCGCCCCTTCCTCATTGTCCGCCTATGGGTCCTCCCCTTTACGCCCCCCCCCGCCATTCACACCTCATAGACCCCGCACCCCCCCTCAGAGTGCCCTTCTCCCAGTCCCTTGCATGCCACTGAGGTGCCGCTCAGACTAGGCCTAGCACTAGCCCATGCCCCCGCCTCTCCCAGGCCCCCATTCCGCACgccgctccgcccgccgccgccccgcacCGATGACCATGGTCTCATCCGGTATCTCCTCGATGAAGCACCGTTTCTCGGTCTCCCCGATGTGGAAATAAAGGCCCCGAGCCCCCGCCGCCATCAGCACCAACACGGACAAGGCCGCGCTCAGCGCGGAGCCGCCCGCCATGACACCCCGCCGCCCTCCCACTGCGCATGCGCATCAGATCGCCCGTTTATCACTACGCATGCGCCGCTCCGTTGGCTGCGCACTGCGCATGCGCGTCAAGCCGCCACTCACCGCAACACACGACGCGCTGGTCGCTGCTGCGCATGCGCCGTCAGCCATAGGAGCAGCCTCCAGGTGGCGCATCCCGCTGAGCGCTGCGCTCTGAACTGGGAGGCCGCGAGTTCGATCCTCGCTGCTTCCTCACCCTGCGGACGGACAGAGGGAcatagggacaccccatagggacaccccatagggacaccccatagggacaccacaTAGggacagacaccccatagcgacaccccatagggacaggcaccccatagagacaccccatagggatgCCCCATAGAcaggcaccccatagagacagacaccccatagagacatcCCATAGGGACACCTCATAGagacagacaccccatagagacaccccatagggacaggcaccccatagagacaccccatagggatgCCCCATAGAcaggcaccccatagagacagacaccccatagggacaccccatagggacacctCATAGAggacaccccataggacaccccatagacagacaccccatagggtGATGGCTGCACGGGGGCGGGTCGTGCAGTTGGTGTGTGTGGCAACACCGggtccttccttcctccctccctcatcCTTCCCCATCCCGCAGGGCGGGGGCCGCTGTTGGGGCATCTCATGGGTGGGGAGCTGGGGGCACCGGGGGGGAtgggaattgggggggggggatataaaGGGCCCCCCAACCCATGGGGTCACAGAGCTCAATGTCGCCCTTTTCCTCCTGGTAGAGGCCGCAGGGTCGGGGccgtcctgcagcacagcaatgcacagCAAGGTGTTCAAGTACCGGTAAATGGGGACTGgggggtggctatggggtgtctgtccctatggggtgtgtgtccctatggggtgtgtgtctctatggggtgtccctatggggtgacaatgtccctatggggtcataaatgtccctatggggtcacaatgtccctatggggtgtctgtccctatggggtctctatctatggggtccctatggggtgtctctatagggtgtccctatggggtgtctgtctCTAAGGGGTGTCTCTATAGGGTGTCCATCTCTATAggctgtccctatggggtgtctctatggggtgcctgtccctatggggtgtctatctctatggggtctctatggggtgtccctatggggtgtctctATAG
Above is a window of Coturnix japonica isolate 7356 chromosome 22, Coturnix japonica 2.1, whole genome shotgun sequence DNA encoding:
- the TMED4 gene encoding transmembrane emp24 domain-containing protein 4, which encodes MAGGSALSAALSVLVLMAAGARGLYFHIGETEKRCFIEEIPDETMVIGNYRTQLWDKQSESFLPSTPGLGMHVEVKDPDGKVVLSRQYGSEGRFTFTSHTPGEHQICLHSNSTRMALFAGGKLRVHLDIQVGEHTNNYPEIAAKDKLTELQLRARQLLDQVEQIQKEQNYQRVGTTYTVCHIDPPRPHNPFLTHITTP